One segment of Schistocerca cancellata isolate TAMUIC-IGC-003103 chromosome 2, iqSchCanc2.1, whole genome shotgun sequence DNA contains the following:
- the LOC126146284 gene encoding brachyurin-like: MLGDKMKVLAVFLFAVAVGVQALPQNATPLRKIVPMEKTMPLVSGHPEAEDAGGRIIGGSSASLGQFPHQASIIMDNSYLCGGSLISTSAVLTAGHCVSGFSTWEVGLGGLRYQGSESGKVILVTRSATAHSGYNSQTLANDVAVVFLGTSVQLSGNIALVNLPSRSQAGNSFEGQSVTVSGWGLTADNGNNPDILQYTTLNVISNSACAQYYGSSIISSTLCATGPNRQSTCSGDSGGPMVIGSTGSFTLIGVVSFVSNAGCESGAPSGYARVTSFLDWISSTAGVSIS; this comes from the exons ATGTTAGGAGACAAGATGAAAGTGTTGGCTGTATTTCTGTTTGCCGTAGCGGTCGGCGTTCAG GCGCTGCCGCAAAATGCAACACCACTGCGCAAAATCGTACCCATGGAAAAGACAATGCCGCTAGTGT CTGGACACCCAGAGGCTGAGGACGCAGGGGGCCGCATCATAGGCGGCAGCAGCGCCTCTCTGGGCCAGTTCCCGCACCAGGCGTCCATCATCATGGACAACTCCTACCTGTGCGGCGGCTCGCTCATCTCCACCTCTGCCGTCCTCACCGCGGGGCACTGTGTCTCCGG GTTCAGCACGTGGGAGGTGGGCCTGGGAGGCCTGCGCTACCAGGGCAGCGAGTCCGGCAAGGTGATCCTCGTCACCAGGTCGGCGACGGCGCACAGCGGCTACAACTCCCAGACGCTCGCCAACGACGTCGCCGTCGTCTTCCTGGGCACCAGCGTCCAGCTCAGCG GCAACATTGCGCTTGTGAACCTGCCATCTCGCTCACAGGCAGGCAACAGCTTCGAGGGCCAGTCTGTGACGGTGAGCGGTTGGGGCCTCACTGCAGACA ACGGCAACAACCCGGACATACTGCAGTACACGACGCTGAACGTCATCTCCAACTCGGCCTGCGCCCAGTACTATGGAAGCTCCATCATCTCCTCCACCCTGTGCGCCACAGGACCCAACCGGCAGAGTACCTGCAGC GGTGACAGCGGCGGCCCCATGGTGATCGGCTCGACGGGCAGCTTCACCCTGATCGGCGTCGTCAGCTTCGTGTCGAACGCTGGCTGCGAGAGCGGCGCCCCGTCCGGCTACGCCAGGGTCACCTCCTTCCTCGACTGGATCTCCAGCACTGCCGGCGTCAGCATCTCGTAA